The Setaria italica strain Yugu1 chromosome IX, Setaria_italica_v2.0, whole genome shotgun sequence genome has a window encoding:
- the LOC101758927 gene encoding EPIDERMAL PATTERNING FACTOR-like protein 4, with product MGWPSRSGRSRRRTLSAALLLVVLLLLSSSAPGTCTSARGRAGRVAPEEGYSWDPGTTAARRGLVGPGSSPPTCRSRCGGCHPCRPVHVAIQPGRSFPLEYYPEAWRCKCGNKLFMP from the exons ATGGGCTGGCCGAGCCGCAGCGgccggagccggcgtcggaccctctccgccgcgctgctgctggtggtgctcctcctcctcagctccTCCGCTCCCG GGACGTGCACGTCGGCGAGGGGGAGAGCCGGTCGGGTGGCGCCGGAGGAGGGGTACTCGTGGGATcccgggacgacggcggcgcggcgggggctgGTGGGGCCCgggtcgtcgccgccgacgtgCCGCAGCCGGTGCGGGGGCTGCCACCCGTGCCGGCCAGTGCACGTGGCCATCCAGCCCGGCCGGAGCTTCCCTCTCGAGTACTACCCGGAGGCCTGGCGCTGCAAGTGCGGCAACAAGCTCTTCATGCCCTGA
- the LOC101759731 gene encoding cilia- and flagella-associated protein 91 → MGKAGRWLKSFLSGKKDRPHADAMAMAAAAPPASGAPKDKRWSFRRAAQEGRAAEATPAAGRGGTDDGLGLSAADIEFDQKKHAVAVAVATAAAADAAVAAAHAAAAVARLSSRRANLPPASLAEDAAAVRIQATFRGYLARTALCALRGIVKLQALVRGQLLRKQANATLRCMQALLTAQSHLRAQRMRVLQEHHHPPPPPPRPRQSPQHPRHRRSYEMDRSCEENAKIVEMDIGEPVRRGAAKDRQLLVEHHGRCSPAPSAMTELSPRAYSGHFDEFSVATARSSPQHASSSASEACPSYMANTESSRAKARSQSAPRQRTDALERQPSRRKGTPPRGAKMQRSSSLAGAAPRGGGGQSSPWPAGLRLDASSASLKDSECGSTSSVLTAATVYSRTRSLVGFEVRRGLY, encoded by the exons ATGGGGAAGGCGGGGAGGTGGCTCAAGAGCTTCCTGTCCGGGAAGAAGGACAGGCCGCACGCCGACGCgatggccatggcggcggcggcgcctcctgCTTCGGGGGCGCCCAAGGACAAGAGGTGGAGCTtcaggcgggcggcgcaggaAGGGAGGGCTGCCgaggcgacgccggcggcggggcgcggcgggaCGGACGACGGGCTCGGTCTGTCGGCGGCGGACATCGAGTTCGACCAGAAGAAGCACGCCGTGGCGGTTGCGGTGgcgaccgcggcggccgccgacgccgcggtggctgcggcgcacgcggcggcggcggtggcgcgcctgTCCTCTCGCAGGGCGAacttgccgccggcgagcctcgccgaggacgcggcggcggtcaGGATCCAGGCCACCTTCAGAGGATACCtg GCGAGGACTGCGCTGTGCGCGCTGAGGGGCATTGTGAAGCTGCAGGCTCTGGTGCGAGGCCAGCTGTTGAGGAAGCAGGCGAACGCCACGCTCCGCTGCATGCAGGCCCTGCTCACGGCGCAGTCCCACCTGCGGGCGCAGCGCATGCGCGTTCTCCAGGAGcaccaccacccgccgccgccgccgccaaggccaCGGCAGTCACCGCAGCACCCGAGGCACCGCCGGTCCTAC GAGATGGACAGGTCCTGCGAGGAGAACGCCAAGATCGTGGAGATGGACATCGGCGAGCCGGTGCGGCGTGGCGCGGCCAAGGACAGGCAGCTCCTCGTCGAGCACCACGGCCGGTGCTccccggcgccgtcggcgatgaCGGAGCTGAGCCCGAGGGCGTACAGCGGCCACTTCGACGAGTTCTCGGTGGCGACGGCGCGGAGCAGCCCGCAGcacgcgtcgtcgtcggcctccGAGGCGTGCCCGAGCTACATGGCCAACACCGAGTCGTCCCGCGCCAAGGCGCGGTCCCAGAGCGCGCCGCGGCAGCGCACCGACGCGCTGGAGCGGCAGCCGAGCCGCAGGAAGGGGACCCCGCCGAGGGGCGCCAAGATGCAGCGGTCCTCGTCgctggccggcgcggcgccacgcggcggcggcggccagtcGTCGCCGTGGCCGGCGGGCCTGAGGCTGGACGCGTCCAGCGCGTCGCTCAAGGATAGCGAGTGCGGGTCCACCAGCTCCGTGCTCACCGCGGCCACCGTCTACAGCCGGACGCGGTCGCTCGTCGGGTTCGAG GTGCGACGTGGCCTGTACTGA
- the LOC101759326 gene encoding neurogenic locus notch homolog protein 3 — MVLAAGVQRAAALVALLAVTAATADDFFSPLAPIFAPVINSICSTVACGKGNCTVAPGTLGYRCECDPGWTQLHVGDELRFLPCVIPNCSIDSSCSNGSSAPAPTPLPAPKNFSLNPCELAYCGTGGTCRNGSGLSYHCECKEGYSNLLNMTTLPCFQNCSIGADCSRIGILPFSNSSNKSPAPPSSESISNNGIAAAPGSISQRILMPLLLIVSLAVSQVI; from the exons ATGGTGCTCGCGGCAGGGGTCCAGCGCGCCGCGGCGCTCGTGGCGCTcctcgccgtcaccgccgccaccgccgacgacTTCTTCTCCCCGCTCGCCCCGATCTTCGCGCCCGTCATCA ACTCGATCTGCAGCACGGTGGCGTGCGGGAAGGGGAACTGCACGGTGGCGCCGGGGACGCTGGGGTACAGGTGCGAGTGCGACCCGGGCTGGACGCAGCTCCACGTCGGCGACGAACTCAGGTTCCTGCCTTGCGTCATCCCCAACT GTTCCATTGACAGCTCATGTTCCAACGGTTCATCAGCACCAGCACCAACGCCTTTGCCAGCACCTAAAAACTTCTCACTCAACC CATGTGAATTAGCATACTGTGGCACCGGAGGCACGTGCAGGAACGGCTCTGGTCTCAGCTACCACTGTGAGTGCAAGGAGGGTTACAGCAACCTTCTCAACATGACCACATTGCCTTGCTTTCAGAACT GTTCCATCGGTGCAGATTGCTCAAGAATAGGGATCCTTCCCTTCTCAAACTCTTCCAACAAATCCCCTGCACCACCCAGCTCGGAGAGCATTTCTAACAATGGCATTGCAGCAGCGCCAG GATCCATTTCACAGCGAATTTTAATGCCGCTGCTGCTGATAGTCTCACTGGCCGTGAGTCAGGTGATATAG